The following proteins are co-located in the Pseudomonas antarctica genome:
- the tagF gene encoding type VI secretion system-associated protein TagF, which yields MTTLGFYGKLASRGDFVSRALPQSFIGPWDSWLAAGLLASQNRLGGDWLNVYLVSPLWRFVLAPGVCGPDAAAGVVMPSIDRVGRYFPLAVVALLDHDTNPASLVGGPDTWFEQAEELLLSTLDTGATFEGFNDDLDKLGIPASEPRAVDSRFAGLQRVAATVPHSRMTALAEQACEGASLWWGRGSQRISPGLLRCQGLPAAGDFAQFLLGQEGVV from the coding sequence ATGACGACGCTGGGTTTCTACGGCAAGTTGGCCAGCCGCGGTGACTTTGTCAGTCGCGCCTTGCCCCAGAGTTTTATCGGCCCGTGGGACAGCTGGCTGGCGGCCGGTTTGCTCGCCAGCCAGAACCGCCTGGGCGGCGACTGGCTCAACGTGTACCTGGTCAGCCCGTTGTGGCGCTTTGTGCTGGCACCGGGTGTGTGCGGGCCGGACGCTGCGGCGGGCGTGGTGATGCCGAGCATTGACCGGGTCGGGCGGTATTTTCCGTTGGCGGTGGTCGCTTTGCTGGATCACGACACCAATCCGGCGTCGCTGGTCGGCGGCCCGGACACCTGGTTCGAACAGGCTGAAGAGCTGTTGCTCAGCACTCTGGATACTGGCGCGACCTTTGAAGGCTTCAACGACGACCTCGACAAACTCGGCATTCCGGCAAGTGAGCCGCGCGCTGTGGACAGCCGCTTTGCAGGCCTGCAACGGGTTGCCGCCACCGTGCCCCACAGCCGAATGACCGCGCTCGCCGAACAGGCCTGCGAAGGCGCCAGCCTGTGGTGGGGCCGTGGCTCCCAACGTATTTCCCCTGGTTTATTGCGGTGTCAGGGTTTGCCTGCCGCCGGCGATTTTGCGCAGTTTTTGCTCGGACAAGAAGGTGTGGTGTAG